One region of Juglans regia cultivar Chandler chromosome 4, Walnut 2.0, whole genome shotgun sequence genomic DNA includes:
- the LOC109019013 gene encoding chaperone protein dnaJ 72 codes for MVLMTTMDDHYKILGLNRNASKGEIKEAFRKLAVKFHPDKHSQSPNSVRENATLRFKQVSEAYEVLSDDRKRANYDFRSRSGSGAGPSTRGGYGYNHHYHNSHSNYRGWNGKAYGSSRFESALQFLTTRAFLRNLGFAGALLGGMFVTDMSMEALWKRNNSGKSFEEAIDSIKKLKEAIEDVEDATESTQKARIHEATVPFEKADSHSKRS; via the exons ATGGTATTGATGACGACGATGGATGATCATTACAAGATTCTGGGGTTGAACAGAAACGCCAGCAAAGGCGAAATCAAAGAAGCCTTCAGAAAATTGGCAGTCAAGTTTCACCCGGACAAGCACTCTCAGTCCCCCAATTCCGTTCGTGAAAATGCCACTCTGAGATTCAAGCAGGTTTCCGAGGCTTACGAGGTCCTCAGCGATGATCGTAAGCGTGCCAATTACGATTTCCGCTCTCGTTCTGGTTCTGGGGCTGGACCGAGCACAAGAGGTGGTTATGGCTATAACCATCATTATCATAACAGTCATAGTAACTATCGTGGCTGGAATGGGAAAGCTTATGGGTCATCGAGATTTGAGTCTGCGCTTCAGTTTCTTACAACCCGTGCGTTTCTTCGCAATCTTGGCTTTGCAGG TGCATTGTTAGGTGGAATGTTCGTGACAGATATGAGCATGGAGGCCTTATGGAAGAGGAACAACTCTGGG AAATCATTTGAAGAAGCCATTGATTCGATTAAGAAACTCAAAGAAGCTATAGAGGATGTCGAAGATGCCACAGAATCCACTCAGAAAGCCAGAATTCATGAGGCCACGGTGCCTTTTGAGAAGGCCGACAGTCACTCGAAGAGGTCTTGA
- the LOC109013676 gene encoding uncharacterized protein LOC109013676 isoform X1, which produces MGSKLEIAVQMRKIVIISSRTCYRSVYNHPFLLGILCFVLFLYRSFPFLFSLLVSASPVLFCTAVLLGTLLSFGHPNIVPEIEKDDDSVSHSHDVASLKARVSRDTTVVVDDERDESFLVERYTGKGSDIVEEATEGPSSAEDKVGKVDTYDGLDDCVAVIAHSSREIQLEKDTEGASSVEDKVGKVGIDDGLADYRPLNDHSSREIQLERRVTGEVGGKFNGLELEKKGEFHEENLGIECMLNDGKALENQCFVVHKAGDEILEVEDNVKRPGELADAHSGDHFDLFPNDDEDGDDESSDQGSDLAESSSPDASMADIFPILEELHPLLDPKAPQPAHMSHDDESDAASERSCKSNDASVESDEESEIHGDEEDGADENEDDEEEAQGGKEDESKSAIKWTEDDQKNLMDLGTSELERNQRLENLIARRRARKNMRLMAEKNLIDLDGADLFFNVPPISTARHNPFDLPYDSYDPPGSAPSILLPIRNPFDLPYDPNEEKPDLKGDNFQQEFTTFQQKDTLFRRHESFSIGPSGLGGTRQDRHAIRFRPFFVPERFTSEGTSYSSFERQSSEVSESKLSSIPDTESVSSAVDRDDKKLNELDLCQETKLISSIDHASDLVECGSGFHENIDSVEMEQVQRRDVCHDEVEITLGQVGNHAEIDSGLSATGGVAIPLELSTSEIYLEAPHFIHDDEVEITLGQVGNQAEMDSGLSETGGVAIPLELSTSEIHLKMEPVEDEYSSRSSLSSLPEIDGRVLYATKEETVSLEPRANDLEESRSAILPSPKEPDSHFLSGGVDENQHEPVYDSSPPEDKESELYSEREGKDSSNYEETHGSSSVTHPDNETEPRLREVQESSKGHVTQVKSSGVNLGDQNGSEYVVEHFSGTSRSSYTDVGSVEEGIVYKKDSSSHKQDQVSSSSNDSEIIFGIHQAVHEKPDSEASSYQMASKNLTLSRKEEQHPRPSGVVEYVSVIASETEPFERHTIRKIETFQREQDQVYSSNSSDYGSIGEGLMHINEVLQPEHDQVQFSIVDGAEIDKSSHQDGGEKLDLVASCPQHIPSSEEQQPPLVTEQVILVLSNHSTSETERGEDWSLNKEEIDCYEQDEVHSSGSDAKIDAGHHRDLDVDVVSLGYDSQYVPSEEKPLSCSEKHLTYADKPMVDASFDDHDECTESYDIRTESSEVVKMTDNEDGLIVHDPECKIRPNLSSSASVSTQIDIPDGSPEYKLPSSGLYLKADVLGGIVDKDQTKVSEDFSYPAEAYGSSHAEQNVNEVDEIKEIDEGLLSELDAVGDFCVKEVVESTEFELLPKDSNPAKTEMGLPVLEARSLEDINLAFKQLREGVDAEEVILPGVVDDWLVVGESKDHVESNSSLKTVDAKSLEDIHIALKQVSQDNVHELPQALGPKDSAAVETSQVASAEEIESTDMGSGVQESSTVAIDKPEQGCYETSEILEHIR; this is translated from the exons ATGGGGTCAAAACTGGAAATTGCAGTTCAAATGAGAAAAATCGTGATCATAtcaagcagaacatgttatagaTCAGTTTACAATCATCCATTCCTTTTGGGCATCCTCTGTTTTGTGTTATTTCTGTACagatcttttccttttttattttcccttttggtCTCTGCATCCCCTGTTTTGTTCTGCACTGCCGTTCTTCTTGGGACCCTTTTGAGTTTTGGGCATCCAAACATTGTACCCGAAATCGAAAAAGATGATGATAGTGTTAGCCATTCCCATGATGTCGCATCTCTTAAGGCCAGGGTTTCGAGGGACACCACTGTTGTTGTCGATGATGAGAGAGACGAGAGCTTTCTTGTAGAAAGATATACAGGAAAGGGAAGTGACATAGTAGAGGAGGCTACTGAGGGTCCTAGTTCCGCAGAAGATAAAGTCGGGAAGGTTGATACATATGATGGTCTGGATGACTGCGTGGCAGTGATTGCTCATAGTTCCCGGGAAATTCAGTTAGAGAAGGATACTGAAGGGGCTAGTTCGGTGGAAGATAAAGTTGGGAAGGTTGGAATAGATGATGGCCTGGCTGATTATAGGCCACTGAATGATCATAGTTCCCGGGAAATTCAGTTAGAGAGGCGAGTAACTGGGGAAGTCGGGGGAAAGTTTAATGGTTTGGAGTTGGAAAAGAAGGGTGAATTTCACGAGGAGAACTTGGGGATTGAATGCATGTTAAATGATGGGAAAGCTCTCGAGAATCAATGTTTTGTGGTTCACAAAGCGGGAGATGAGATTCTTGAAGTGGAAGATAATGTTAAGCGCCCGGGAGAGTTGGCCGATGCTCATAGTGGAGATCACTTCGATTTATTTCCtaatgatgatgaggatggtgATGATGAGTCTTCGGACCAAGGGTCTGATCTGGCAGAGAGTTCCTCACCGGATGCTTCAATGGCCGACATCTTTCCAATCCTTGAGGAGCTTCACCCACTTCTGGATCCAAAAGCTCCACAGCCTGCTCATATGTCCCATGATGATGAGTCAGATGCTGCTTCAGAACGCTCTTGTAAAAGTAACGATGCCAGCGTTGAGTCAGATGAAGAATCGGAAATTCATGGAGACGAAGAAGACGGCgctgatgaaaatgaagatgacgAGGAAGAAGCACAGGGAGGCAAGGAGGATGAAAGTAAATCGGCAATTAAGTGGACAGAGGATGACCAAAAGAATCTCATGGATTTGGGGACTTCCGAGCTGGAGAGGAACCAGCGCCTGGAGAATCTCATTGCAAGGAGGAGAGCACGGAAAAACATGAGATTGATGGCTGAGAAGAATTTGATAGACTTAGATGGCGCTGATCTCTTCTTTAATGTTCCACCCATTTCAACGGCAAGACATAATCCTTTTGATCTCCCTTATGATTCCTATGATCCACCTGGTTCGGCACCATCTATATTGTTGCCAATACGAAACCCTTTTGATCTTCCTTATGACCCAAATGAAGAAAAACCTGATCTCAAGGGAGACAATTTTCAGCAAGAGTTTACGACATTTCAGCAGAAAGATACATTATTCCGTAGGCATGAAAGTTTCAGTATTGGACCATCTGGCCTAGGGGGTACCAGGCAAGACAGGCATGCTATTAGGTTCAGACCCTTTTTTGTGCCAGAACGCTTCACTTCAGAGGGGACAAGCTATTCCTCATTCGAGAGACAGTCAAGTGAAGTTAGTGAATCAAAGTTGAGTTCTATTCCTGATACTGAATCAGTGAGTTCTGCTGTTGATAGAGATGACAAGAAGCTCAATGAACTAGATCTTTGTCAAGAAACAAAACTCATCTCCAGCATAGACCATGCTTCTGATCTTGTTGAATGTGGAAGTGgatttcatgaaaatattgattcaGTGGAGATGGAACAAGTTCAGAGGAGGGATGTTTGCCATGATGAGGTTGAGATCACACTGGGGCAAGTGGGAAATCATGCTGAGATTGATTCTGGCTTGTCTGCAACAGGAGGCGTGGCTATTCCTCTGGAACTTAGCACTAGCGAAATTTATCTCGAAGCACCACATTTTATTCATGATGATGAGGTTGAGATAACATTGGGGCAAGTTGGAAATCAAGCTGAAATGGATTCCGGATTGTCTGAAACAGGAGGGGTGGCTATTCCTCTGGAACTTAGTACTAGtgaaattcatttaaaaatggAACCTGTTGAAGACGAGTACAGCAGTAGATCAAGTTTGTCATCGTTACCAGAAATAGATGGGAGAGTACTGTATGCTACAAAAGAAGAAACGGTGAGTTTGGAACCAAGAGCCAATGACCTTGAAGAATCTAGAAGTGCAATCCTACCTTCCCCTAAGGAGCCAGATTCCCACTTTTTGAGTGGGGGGGTGGATGAAAATCAACATGAACCTGTTTATGATTCAAGCCCCCCGGAAG ATAAGGAATCTGAATTGTACAGTGAGAGAGAAGGGAAGGATTCTTCTAATTATGAAGAAACTCATGGATCATCCTCAGTGACACATCCAGATAATGAAACGGAGCCAAGGTTGAGGGAAGTACAGGAGTCTAGTAAGGGTCATGTTACACAGGTCAAGTCTTCAGGAGTTAACTTGGGTGATCAAAATGGGTCTGAATATGTGGTTGAACATTTTTCAGGTACTTCAAGGTCATCTTATACTGATGTTGGATCGGTTGAGGAAGGTATAGTATATAAGAAAGATAGCTCATCTCATAAACAGGATCAAGTTAGCTCCTCGAGTAATGATTCggagattatttttgggatcCATCAAGCTGTGCACGAGAAGCCAGATTCTGAGGCTTCAAGCTATCAGATGGCttctaaaaatttaactttGTCTAGAAAAGAGGAACAACATCCACGGCCTTCAGGGGTGGTCGAGTATGTGTCAGTGATAGCTTCAGAAACTGAACCATTTGAGCGGCATACCATCAGGAAGATAGAAACTTTTCAGCGGGAGCAGGATCAAgtttattcatcaaattcatcagACTATGGATCTATAGGGGAGGGTTTGATGCACATCAATGAGGTTCTTCAGCCCGAACATGATCAGGTCCAGTTCTCGATTGTTGATGGTGCAGAGATTGACAAAAGCAGCCACCAAGATGGGGGCGAAAAGTTGGATTTGGTGGCTTCGTGTCCCCAACACATTCCTTCCTCAGAGGAACAACAGCCTCCTCTGGTAACTGAGCAAGTTATACTTGTTCTTTCCAATCATTCAACTTCAGAAACTGAACGTGGGGAGGACTGGTCCTTGAATAAGGAGGAAATCGATTGCTACGAACAGGATGAAGTCCACTCATCAGGTTCTGATGCAAAAATTGATGCTGGTCACCACCGAGATTTGGATGTTGATGTAGTTTCTTTGGGTTATGATAGTCAATATGTGCCTTCTGAAGAAAAACCACTATCTTGTTCAGAAAAACATCTGACTTATGCAGATAAGCCTATGGTTGACGCATCCTTTGATGACCATGATGAATGCACA GAATCATATGATATCCGGACAGAATCTTCAGAGGTGGTGAAAATGACCGACAATGAAGATGGGCTAATAGTCCATGATCCCGAGTGCAAAATTAGGCCAAATCTGTCTTCCTCTGCGTCTGTTTCCACCCAAATTGATATCCCAGATGGGAGTCCTGAATACAAATTGCCCTCCAGTGGACTCTATTTGAAAGCTGATGTCCTTGGGGGAATTGTTGATAAGGACCAAACGAAGGTCTCAGAAGACTTCAGCTATCCAGCAGAAGCTTATGGCTCTTCCCATGCCGAGCAAAATGTCAACGAAgttgatgaaataaaagaaattgatgaagGATTGCTGTCAGAGTTGGATGCAGTTGGGGACTTTTGTGTCAAAGAAGTTGTTGAGAGTACTGAATTTGAGTTGTTGCCCAAAGATTCAAACCCAGCAAAGACTGAGATGGGCCTCCCAGTTCTTGAAGCAAGATCACTTGAAGATATCAACTTGGCTTTTAAGCAACTTCGTGAAGGAGTAGACGCGGAGGAAGTCATCCTCCCCGGTGTGGTTGATGATTGGCTAGTTGTGGGAGAATCCAAGGATCATGTAGAATCCAATTCGAGCTTGAAAACAGTTGATGCAAAATCTCTGGAGGATATTCATATTGCTCTCAAGCAAGTCTCACAGGATAATGTTCATGAGCTGCCACAAGCGTTGGGTCCAAAGGATTCGGCAGCGGTAGAAACATCTCAAGTGGCTTCTGCCGAGGAGATTGAATCAACTGATATGGGGTCTGGTGTCCAAGAAAGTAGCACAGTGGCTATTGATAAACCAGAACAAGGATGTTATGAAACATCTGAGATTCTTGAGCATATCCGATAG
- the LOC109013676 gene encoding uncharacterized protein LOC109013676 isoform X2 — protein MGSKLEIAVQMRKIVIISSRTCYRSVYNHPFLLGILCFVLFLYRSFPFLFSLLVSASPVLFCTAVLLGTLLSFGHPNIVPEIEKDDDSVSHSHDVASLKARVSRDTTVVVDDERDESFLVERYTGKGSDIVEEATEGPSSAEDKVGKVDTYDGLDDCVAVIAHSSREIQLEKDTEGASSVEDKVGKVGIDDGLADYRPLNDHSSREIQLERRVTGEVGGKFNGLELEKKGEFHEENLGIECMLNDGKALENQCFVVHKAGDEILEVEDNVKRPGELADAHSGDHFDLFPNDDEDGDDESSDQGSDLAESSSPDASMADIFPILEELHPLLDPKAPQPAHMSHDDESDAASERSCKSNDASVESDEESEIHGDEEDGADENEDDEEEAQGGKEDESKSAIKWTEDDQKNLMDLGTSELERNQRLENLIARRRARKNMRLMAEKNLIDLDGADLFFNVPPISTARHNPFDLPYDSYDPPGSAPSILLPIRNPFDLPYDPNEEKPDLKGDNFQQEFTTFQQKDTLFRRHESFSIGPSGLGGTRQDRHAIRFRPFFVPERFTSEGTSYSSFERQSSEVSESKLSSIPDTESVSSAVDRDDKKLNELDLCQETKLISSIDHASDLVECGSGFHENIDSVEMEQVQRRDVCHDEVEITLGQVGNHAEIDSGLSATGGVAIPLELSTSEIYLEAPHFIHDDEVEITLGQVGNQAEMDSGLSETGGVAIPLELSTSEIHLKMEPVEDEYSSRSSLSSLPEIDGRVLYATKEETVSLEPRANDLEESRSAILPSPKEPDSHFLSGGVDENQHEPVYDSSPPEGEKILSLPSISSDLQVEISKMGLPPVSVVTSIPISDKESELYSEREGKDSSNYEETHGSSSVTHPDNETEPRLREVQESSKGHVTQVKSSGVNLGDQNGSEYVVEHFSGTSRSSYTDVGSVEEGIVYKKDSSSHKQDQVSSSSNDSEIIFGIHQAVHEKPDSEASSYQMASKNLTLSRKEEQHPRPSGVVEYVSVIASETEPFERHTIRKIETFQREQDQVYSSNSSDYGSIGEGLMHINEVLQPEHDQVQFSIVDGAEIDKSSHQDGGEKLDLVASCPQHIPSSEEQQPPLVTEQVILVLSNHSTSETERGEDWSLNKEEIDCYEQDEVHSSGSDAKIDAGHHRDLDVDVVSLGYDSQYVPSEEKPLSCSEKHLTYADKPMVDASFDDHDECTESYDIRTESSEVVKMTDNEDGLIVHDPECKIRPNLSSSASVSTQIDIPDGSPEYKLPSSGLYLKADVLGGIVDKDQTKVSEDFSYPAEAYGSSHAEQNVNEVDEIKEIDEGLLSELDAVGDFCVKEVVESTEFELLPKDSNPAKTEMGLPVLEARSLEDINLAFKQLREGVDAEEVILPGVVDDWLVVGESKDHVESNSSLKTVDAKSLEDIHIALKQVSQDNVHELPQALGPKDSAAVETSQVASAEEIESTDMGSGVQESSTVAIDKPEQGCYETSEILEHIR, from the exons ATGGGGTCAAAACTGGAAATTGCAGTTCAAATGAGAAAAATCGTGATCATAtcaagcagaacatgttatagaTCAGTTTACAATCATCCATTCCTTTTGGGCATCCTCTGTTTTGTGTTATTTCTGTACagatcttttccttttttattttcccttttggtCTCTGCATCCCCTGTTTTGTTCTGCACTGCCGTTCTTCTTGGGACCCTTTTGAGTTTTGGGCATCCAAACATTGTACCCGAAATCGAAAAAGATGATGATAGTGTTAGCCATTCCCATGATGTCGCATCTCTTAAGGCCAGGGTTTCGAGGGACACCACTGTTGTTGTCGATGATGAGAGAGACGAGAGCTTTCTTGTAGAAAGATATACAGGAAAGGGAAGTGACATAGTAGAGGAGGCTACTGAGGGTCCTAGTTCCGCAGAAGATAAAGTCGGGAAGGTTGATACATATGATGGTCTGGATGACTGCGTGGCAGTGATTGCTCATAGTTCCCGGGAAATTCAGTTAGAGAAGGATACTGAAGGGGCTAGTTCGGTGGAAGATAAAGTTGGGAAGGTTGGAATAGATGATGGCCTGGCTGATTATAGGCCACTGAATGATCATAGTTCCCGGGAAATTCAGTTAGAGAGGCGAGTAACTGGGGAAGTCGGGGGAAAGTTTAATGGTTTGGAGTTGGAAAAGAAGGGTGAATTTCACGAGGAGAACTTGGGGATTGAATGCATGTTAAATGATGGGAAAGCTCTCGAGAATCAATGTTTTGTGGTTCACAAAGCGGGAGATGAGATTCTTGAAGTGGAAGATAATGTTAAGCGCCCGGGAGAGTTGGCCGATGCTCATAGTGGAGATCACTTCGATTTATTTCCtaatgatgatgaggatggtgATGATGAGTCTTCGGACCAAGGGTCTGATCTGGCAGAGAGTTCCTCACCGGATGCTTCAATGGCCGACATCTTTCCAATCCTTGAGGAGCTTCACCCACTTCTGGATCCAAAAGCTCCACAGCCTGCTCATATGTCCCATGATGATGAGTCAGATGCTGCTTCAGAACGCTCTTGTAAAAGTAACGATGCCAGCGTTGAGTCAGATGAAGAATCGGAAATTCATGGAGACGAAGAAGACGGCgctgatgaaaatgaagatgacgAGGAAGAAGCACAGGGAGGCAAGGAGGATGAAAGTAAATCGGCAATTAAGTGGACAGAGGATGACCAAAAGAATCTCATGGATTTGGGGACTTCCGAGCTGGAGAGGAACCAGCGCCTGGAGAATCTCATTGCAAGGAGGAGAGCACGGAAAAACATGAGATTGATGGCTGAGAAGAATTTGATAGACTTAGATGGCGCTGATCTCTTCTTTAATGTTCCACCCATTTCAACGGCAAGACATAATCCTTTTGATCTCCCTTATGATTCCTATGATCCACCTGGTTCGGCACCATCTATATTGTTGCCAATACGAAACCCTTTTGATCTTCCTTATGACCCAAATGAAGAAAAACCTGATCTCAAGGGAGACAATTTTCAGCAAGAGTTTACGACATTTCAGCAGAAAGATACATTATTCCGTAGGCATGAAAGTTTCAGTATTGGACCATCTGGCCTAGGGGGTACCAGGCAAGACAGGCATGCTATTAGGTTCAGACCCTTTTTTGTGCCAGAACGCTTCACTTCAGAGGGGACAAGCTATTCCTCATTCGAGAGACAGTCAAGTGAAGTTAGTGAATCAAAGTTGAGTTCTATTCCTGATACTGAATCAGTGAGTTCTGCTGTTGATAGAGATGACAAGAAGCTCAATGAACTAGATCTTTGTCAAGAAACAAAACTCATCTCCAGCATAGACCATGCTTCTGATCTTGTTGAATGTGGAAGTGgatttcatgaaaatattgattcaGTGGAGATGGAACAAGTTCAGAGGAGGGATGTTTGCCATGATGAGGTTGAGATCACACTGGGGCAAGTGGGAAATCATGCTGAGATTGATTCTGGCTTGTCTGCAACAGGAGGCGTGGCTATTCCTCTGGAACTTAGCACTAGCGAAATTTATCTCGAAGCACCACATTTTATTCATGATGATGAGGTTGAGATAACATTGGGGCAAGTTGGAAATCAAGCTGAAATGGATTCCGGATTGTCTGAAACAGGAGGGGTGGCTATTCCTCTGGAACTTAGTACTAGtgaaattcatttaaaaatggAACCTGTTGAAGACGAGTACAGCAGTAGATCAAGTTTGTCATCGTTACCAGAAATAGATGGGAGAGTACTGTATGCTACAAAAGAAGAAACGGTGAGTTTGGAACCAAGAGCCAATGACCTTGAAGAATCTAGAAGTGCAATCCTACCTTCCCCTAAGGAGCCAGATTCCCACTTTTTGAGTGGGGGGGTGGATGAAAATCAACATGAACCTGTTTATGATTCAAGCCCCCCGGAAGGTGAAAAGATCCTCTCCCTTCCCTCCATTTCTTCTGACTTGCAAGTGGAGATATCCAAAATGGGTTTGCCTCCAGTGTCTGTTGTGACTTCTATTCCCATTTCAGATAAGGAATCTGAATTGTACAGTGAGAGAGAAGGGAAGGATTCTTCTAATTATGAAGAAACTCATGGATCATCCTCAGTGACACATCCAGATAATGAAACGGAGCCAAGGTTGAGGGAAGTACAGGAGTCTAGTAAGGGTCATGTTACACAGGTCAAGTCTTCAGGAGTTAACTTGGGTGATCAAAATGGGTCTGAATATGTGGTTGAACATTTTTCAGGTACTTCAAGGTCATCTTATACTGATGTTGGATCGGTTGAGGAAGGTATAGTATATAAGAAAGATAGCTCATCTCATAAACAGGATCAAGTTAGCTCCTCGAGTAATGATTCggagattatttttgggatcCATCAAGCTGTGCACGAGAAGCCAGATTCTGAGGCTTCAAGCTATCAGATGGCttctaaaaatttaactttGTCTAGAAAAGAGGAACAACATCCACGGCCTTCAGGGGTGGTCGAGTATGTGTCAGTGATAGCTTCAGAAACTGAACCATTTGAGCGGCATACCATCAGGAAGATAGAAACTTTTCAGCGGGAGCAGGATCAAgtttattcatcaaattcatcagACTATGGATCTATAGGGGAGGGTTTGATGCACATCAATGAGGTTCTTCAGCCCGAACATGATCAGGTCCAGTTCTCGATTGTTGATGGTGCAGAGATTGACAAAAGCAGCCACCAAGATGGGGGCGAAAAGTTGGATTTGGTGGCTTCGTGTCCCCAACACATTCCTTCCTCAGAGGAACAACAGCCTCCTCTGGTAACTGAGCAAGTTATACTTGTTCTTTCCAATCATTCAACTTCAGAAACTGAACGTGGGGAGGACTGGTCCTTGAATAAGGAGGAAATCGATTGCTACGAACAGGATGAAGTCCACTCATCAGGTTCTGATGCAAAAATTGATGCTGGTCACCACCGAGATTTGGATGTTGATGTAGTTTCTTTGGGTTATGATAGTCAATATGTGCCTTCTGAAGAAAAACCACTATCTTGTTCAGAAAAACATCTGACTTATGCAGATAAGCCTATGGTTGACGCATCCTTTGATGACCATGATGAATGCACA GAATCATATGATATCCGGACAGAATCTTCAGAGGTGGTGAAAATGACCGACAATGAAGATGGGCTAATAGTCCATGATCCCGAGTGCAAAATTAGGCCAAATCTGTCTTCCTCTGCGTCTGTTTCCACCCAAATTGATATCCCAGATGGGAGTCCTGAATACAAATTGCCCTCCAGTGGACTCTATTTGAAAGCTGATGTCCTTGGGGGAATTGTTGATAAGGACCAAACGAAGGTCTCAGAAGACTTCAGCTATCCAGCAGAAGCTTATGGCTCTTCCCATGCCGAGCAAAATGTCAACGAAgttgatgaaataaaagaaattgatgaagGATTGCTGTCAGAGTTGGATGCAGTTGGGGACTTTTGTGTCAAAGAAGTTGTTGAGAGTACTGAATTTGAGTTGTTGCCCAAAGATTCAAACCCAGCAAAGACTGAGATGGGCCTCCCAGTTCTTGAAGCAAGATCACTTGAAGATATCAACTTGGCTTTTAAGCAACTTCGTGAAGGAGTAGACGCGGAGGAAGTCATCCTCCCCGGTGTGGTTGATGATTGGCTAGTTGTGGGAGAATCCAAGGATCATGTAGAATCCAATTCGAGCTTGAAAACAGTTGATGCAAAATCTCTGGAGGATATTCATATTGCTCTCAAGCAAGTCTCACAGGATAATGTTCATGAGCTGCCACAAGCGTTGGGTCCAAAGGATTCGGCAGCGGTAGAAACATCTCAAGTGGCTTCTGCCGAGGAGATTGAATCAACTGATATGGGGTCTGGTGTCCAAGAAAGTAGCACAGTGGCTATTGATAAACCAGAACAAGGATGTTATGAAACATCTGAGATTCTTGAGCATATCCGATAG
- the LOC109019006 gene encoding heavy metal-associated isoprenylated plant protein 45-like: MFRRRARRAQFSDAISIVELLVHMDCEGCEKRVRRAISKIQGVDSLDIDMDKQKVTVTGYVEQRKVLKVVRRTGRKAEFWPFPYDTEYYPYASQYLDESTYSSSYNYYRHGFNESVHGYFPDQAYDTVPDQTVHLFSDDNVHAYCSIM; encoded by the exons ATGTTTAGGAGGCGAGCTAGAAGGGCACAGTTTTCTGATGCCATCTCT ATTGTGGAACTTCTGGTACATATGGATTGTGAAGGATGCGAAAAGAGAGTTCGAAGAGCAATCTCGAAAATACAAG GGGTTGATAGCTTGGATATAGACATGGACAAGCAAAAGGTGACAGTGACGGGATACGTTGAGCAGAGGAAGGTGCTAAAGGTGGTGAGAAGAACAGGAAGGAAGGCAGAGTTTTGGCCATTCCCATACGACACCGAATACTATCCTTATGCATCCCAGTACTTAGACGAGTCTACCTACTCTTCTTCCTATAATTACTACCGCCATGGCTTTAACGAAAGTGTGCACGGTTACTTCCCTGACCAAGCCTACGATACTGTCCCCGATCAAACTGTCCATCTTTTCAGTGATGACAATGTTCATGCCTATTGCAGtattatgtga